AGGCAGGACAATATCTGGGTCGGCACCCGCGGCGGAGGGTTGGCTCGCGTGCGGCAGCGGCAGTTCTTCGTCTGCGACCTGCGCAGCGGCATGCGCAATGAATTTGTGCGCAGCCTCGCCCAGGACCGGGCCGGGCGGATGTGGATTGTGACGACCGAAGGCGCGTTGGGCTGGTGGCATGAAGGCGCGTGGCATGAGCTCGAGCGGGCCGGACGGCCCCGGCTTGACGCCTTGGCTGTCTGCCCGGGCCGCGACGGCGGGGTTTGGATTTCAACCGCCCGTCGCGGCCTCTGGCGCTGGTCCGAGGGACGGGCTCCCGAGCGCGCGCTGGACGCCGGAGCGCTCCAGGAACCGGCGGTTGATTTGCTGGAGGACCGGCGCGGGCGCTTGTGGATGGTAACGGACAGTTCCGGCATTTACTGCCTCAACGGCGCCAACCTCACCGGCTACAGGGCGGAGCAGGGGCTGCCCGGCCGCTTCGTCCGGTGTGTGATCGAGGACGAGGCCGGCCAAATCTGGGCGGCAGACTGGAGAGGCGGCATCGCTCGTTTCCAGGGCCCGGATTGGGAGTTGGTGCGCCAGCCCAGCGGCCACCGGGATATGGTGCGCAGCCTTGTGGCCCTGGATGGCGCGCTCTGGATCGGCACCGATGCCGGCGGCCTGTTGCGTTTCAAAGAAGGCCACACCGCCCGCATCTCGGTGGACCAGGGATTGCCGGATAATTGCATCCAACAGCTCCTGCCCGATGGCCAGGGGTTCCTCTGGGGCTGCACCCCCTACCGGCTCTTCCGCATCCCCTTGGATCAGTTGAACACCGTTATGGATGGGCGCCAGGAGGCGGTGCTGGCAATGACTTACGGCCGCGGCGATGGATTGCCCGAGACGTCGTTTGGTGACTGGCATGACCCCCGTTGCTGGCGCACCGCCGAGGGAGAACTTTGGTTCGCTACCGCCAACGGCGCGATTCACTTCAATCCCAACGATTTGGGCGAGGGCAAGTCGCCCCAGGTGCTGCTGGAGCAAGTGCTGCTGGGCGGCAAACCTGTCAGAGGCGAAGCCCTGCAACGTCTGCGGCCCGGCCGCGGGCGCCTGGAGTTCCAGTTCACCGCGCCTTGCTTGACCGCGCCGGAACGCATTCGCTTTCGCTACCAGTTGACCGGGGTGGACGCGGACTGGGTGGAGGCGGGGACTGCGCGATCGGCCACCTACGGCAGTCTGCCGGCCGGCGATCATGTGTTTCGTGTCCAGGCCTCGACCCCGGAAGGCGGATGGAATTCACGGCCCGCCACGGTCGCCTTATCCGTTCATCCCTATTTCTGGCAGAGTCATTGGTTCTTCGCCGCGGTCGTCGCCGCCCTTGCCGGCGGTGGCGTCTGGCTCTGGCGGCGTGCTACCGTGCGCCGGTTGGCGCACCGGCTCGAACGGCTGCGGCAGCAGCATGCGGTGGATCAGGAGCGGGCGCGCATCGCGCAGGATCTTCATGACGAGCTGGGCGCCAACCTGACCAGCATCGGCCTGCTGGCTGATATGGGGGCACGCCATAAAGCCGATCCCGCGGTGCTCACGCGCGATCTCGACCACATCTCCCAAACCGCACGCGAGAGCGTTTCCGCCATGGACGCGATCGTCTGGGCGCTCAACCCGCGCAACGATTCGCTGGATAACTTCGCCAACTATGTTGCCCAATTCACGCGGGACTTCTTCCGGCCCACCCAGGTGCGGACGCGGTTGGATCTGCCGGCGAATCTCCCAGAGCAGCCGATGGCCACGGAAACCCGGCACCAGCTCTTTCTTTTGGTCAAGGAGTCGTTCAACAACATTGTGCGCCATGCGGCGGCCACCGAAGTGCGCCTGGAACTGGCCTGCGCGAACGGCCAACTGCGCCTGACCATCGCGGATAACGGCAAGGGGTTGCCTGAGCAAGCAGCCGGTGCGGGCCAGAACGGCCTGGTTAACCTCCGCGAACGCATTGGGCGGCTGGGCGGGGCGCTCCGGGTCGAGAGCCAGCCAGGCCGGGGCACCCAGCTTGACTTTACCCTGCCGCTGGCGACATTCAGGGCGAGCTAAGTATGGCATTGCGAATTGCGATTGTGGAGGACGACCCGCGCTGGCGCTCGAACCTGGAAGCGCTGCTTCGCGAAACCGAGGGCCTGGAGTGCGTCGGCAGTTATCCTTCCGGCGAAGCGGCCATTGCCGATCTCCCGCAGCGCCGCCCGCAGGTCGTGCTGATGGACATCAACCTGCCGAAGATGTCGGGCGTGGAGTGCACCCGCCAGCTCCGCGCGCTGCTGCCGGAGGTGCAGATTGTGATGCTCACAGTCTATGACGACAGCGACCGCATCTTTCAGGCGCTGCAAATGGGGGCCAACGGCTACCTGCTCAAGCGCGCGTCCGCCGACGAGATCCTGCAGGCGATCCAGGATGTGCACCGCGGCGGCGCGCCCATGTCGGCTTATATCGCGCGCAAGGTGGTGCAGTCCTTTCAGCAGCAGGGGACGACTACCCGCCCGGACGAGGTGCTCTCCAAACGCGAAGCCGAAGTGCTCGGCTACGTCTCGCGGGGTTACAGCGACAAGGAAGTGGCCGAGGCCCTCGGCCTGACTCCCGCCACCGTTCGCAGTTATCTCAAAACCATCTACGGCAAGCTCCACGTGCATTCCCGCACCCAGGCCATCGCCAAAGCCGCCAAGTAGCCCCATGCCCTAATTTGAGGGTATTGTAAGCTGGCGGCGATAGGACGTAGGCTTGGAGCCGACTGAAACGTACCATTGCCACAATGAGAACCTGCTTCACGCCAGCCCTGCTGGCCAGCTCGCTGCTGACTTTGTTCGCCCTCGGCTCGGCATCCGGCGCTACAACAATCATCAGCGATAACTACACCGTCACCACCACCACCACAGGCTGGGCGCTCGACACCGGCGTCAACTTCGGCATCAATCCGCCCACGACCCGGCTGACCGGCACGGCGGCGGCCAACCTCCGATACATAGACACCATCACGGATGGGCGAGGCCCCGACAAGTATGGCATCAGCAACAACCGCCTGCTGGTCAAGCCTGGCGGCGGTGTCGGCCGGTTCGCCTTGGCGGCGGATGACACGACTCCTTTCGACTTCGCGACGGCGCTTGGGACAGTGGATGCCACGCCGGCCAATCCCGTGGTATATGACATCAAGATCGCCATGCGAAACGACGCCGACGGAATCGAGCGCCTGTCCTTCGGGCTGGCAACGGAGGAGGGCGATGTCAACAAGCTGGATTTCGGGGTGCAATTGGTGCATGCGGATGCCGCGGACAGTTTCTACACGATCTACAAGCGGATTGACCGAGGATCGTTCAATGGCACCGCCACTGCCGACGGTACCGGCGACGTCAACGCGATAATGGCGACGACGGCCAACAACACCACGGGCCAGTTGAACAACATCATGATTAGGGTAACGGACGCCGGGTCCGAAAGCGGAATGAATTACAACTCACGCGTTCAGGTGTCGCTCAACAACGGCAGCACGTGGGTCTACGACACCGACACCGACAGCGCGCTGCCCAATGGCTGGCGGCTGGACGGGCCGGGGCGGGTGTTCGTCTGGGACCAGGCCCCTAACGACGGAAACGTGTTTTACGACAATTTCTCTGTGGTCCGTCAGGGCACCGCCACCACCGCGCTGGTGTCGCCGCCGGATAACGCTCTGGGTCTCGGCCCAGTAGTCACGCTGACCGCGGCGGCCTCCAACTCGGTGCCGGGCGACCTGACGGTGACCTTTTACGCGCGCGAGGCGCCCAAGCCGTACCCGGGTTCGGACTTTTGCATCGCCGTGCTGCCCGACACGCAGAACTACGCGCGCGAGGCGGCTGGCAACGGCGATGCCAAGAAAGAGATGTGGTTCGCCCAGACCGACTGGATCGTCAGCCATCGGGTTTCCCACAACATCGTTTACGTGGCAGGACTCGGCGACATCGTGCAAAATGGCGATAGGAAAGACGGCAATCCCAATACCACCGAATGGCGCAATGCCACCAACGCGATGTATCGGCTGGAGAATCCGACCACCACCGGCCTGGCGGACGGCATCCCCTACGGCATGGCGGTGGGCAATCATGACCAGGAGCCGATGGGCGACGAGGACGGCACGACCACCCATTTCAACCAGTATTTCGGCGTGTCGCACTTTGCCGGCCGCTCCTATTACGGCGGCCACTATGGCGACAACAACGACAGCCATTACGGCGTGTTCAGTGCCAGTGGCTTGGACTTCATTGTGCTCTTCTTTGAATATGGCCGCTATGGTTCGGGTGTCCTGGACTGGGCCAATGGTGTCCTGGCGAGCCACCCAAACCATCGGGCTATCGTTGTGACCCATCACGCGGGCAGCGACCGGACCCCCAGCAGCTTCAGCGCGCAGGGGTCCGCCCTTTACAATGGGCTGAAGGCCAAGACGAACTTCTTCATGATGCTGGGCGGCCATGTCGCCGCAAATGGGGGTGAAGGCTCGCGGTCGGATACGTATCTGGGAAGAACCGTCAGGACACTCATCTCGGATTACCAAGGCTGGATGAACGGCGGCAACGGGTATATGCGGCTGATGTATTTCTCGCCGAGCAACAGCACCGTCACGATCAAGACCTATTCCCCCTGGCTCAATCAATACAAGACCGACGCCAACAGCCAGATGTCGTTCGCTTACCAGATGCCTTTGCCCAGCGGCCCCGGTTCTGCCGGGACACCCTACATCGCGGTGGGCACCAACACCGGCGTCGCCCCCAACACCCTTAGTAGTTTCCCGTGGACGGGGGTGCAGGCTAAGAAGTCCTATGATTGGTACGTGAAGGTAGCGGACGCAACCGGAAATACCGTGACCAGCGCGGAGTGGCAATTCACCACCCTGGCCAAGTTCGCCCCCAACGCCCCGCCCGTCGCCGGCAATCCATTCCTGATGATCCCCGGCGACGCCCCGGCCGTGTTGACGCTCCCGGCCACGGATCCCAACGGCGATCCGCTGACTTTCCAAATCACCAGCGAGCCGCTGAACGGCTCGATCATGGATTTCAATCCCGGCACCGGCACCCTCACTTACCTGCCCGTGCGGGGGTATCGCGGACCGGACCGGATCAGCTTCGTGGCCAGCGACGGCATGGACGACAGCCCGATCGCATCGGTGAACTTGAGCCTCTCCGCGCCGCCCGACGCAAATGCCAACGGCCTGCCCGATGCCTGGGAAACTCTCTACGGGGTTGCCGACCCGGACGCGGACGAAGACGGAGACGGCTCGAGCAACCTGGCGGAGTACCGGGCCAACACCAACCCCACCAACGCCGCCTCCGCGCTGCGCATTCTGTCCGTAGAGAACATCTACACCGGCGATATTGATCTGGTGTGGACTTCGGTCGGCGGCACGCGCTACCGGGTGCAATACTCGGATGGTGATGCCGGCGGCGGGCTCACCGGCCCCTTCATAGATATCCTCCGCTTCCTCTACGATGAAATGGATCCGGCCCCTTACGGCGAAGCCTCCCTGCAAAGCTTCTCCGATGTTGCGCCGGCCAGCAAAGCGCGCTTCTATCGCATCCGGACCGTTCCGTAACCAGTGTTTCTCCGTCGAAGCATGCTCATGCTGCTCCTGGCGGCTGGCGGAGCACTTGCCCTAATCCATTCAACTGCCAACGCCTGGAACGGCCTGGGACACCGGGCGGTGGCCGAGTTGGTCTGGCGCCAGATGGACGAGGCGGAGCGGCGCGCGGCCTCGGACCTGTTGCGGCAGCATCCGCACTACGCCCGCATCCTCACGGCGGACGTGCCCGCCGGGGCGGACACGAATAAATGGGCCTTCCTCACCGCCGCCGTCTGGCCGGATCGCGTCCGCCCGGCGGGACCGGGGCACCCGCCCAAGCCGGAGTCCGTCACGAAGTACAACGTTTACCCGCACGGGGTCGAGATGCCGTTTGCGCGCAGGGCCGATTCAACCCGCGCCTTGCTGAAACAGTATCCCGCCGTCGAACCCACCGCCCGGATCGCCCTGGCCGATTGCATTGCCACCCTCAAGAACCGGAAGGCCAGCCCGCACGACCGCGCGGTGAGCCTGGCCTGGACACTCCATCTGCTCGCCGACCTGCACCAGCCGCTGCACTGCGCCAACCTGGTGACGAAGGAGAGGATCCGCGACCTCTCCGCCGGCGGCGGGTTCCTCGTGCGCAACGGCGCTGGCAATGTTGTGAGCCTGCATGCCTTCTGGGATCAACTGCCCGGCGTGGATCAATCCTATGGCAGGGTCATCGCTCTGGCGGACGAATTGGCCCGCGACCCGGACCTCCAGCCGGCAGCGCTCCCGGAGCGCCGACGGCACCGCACCCTCGCCTCCTGGGTGCGGGAAAGCCATCGGATCGCCGTGGACTTCGCCTACGCGGCGAACCGCGTCCAGTTCGCTCATGCCGACGCCGTGGAATCCGGCAAAACCCCGGCCGCCGCCATCCCGGCCATAGCGCCAGATTACCTGGAGGCGGCGCAAGGAATTGCGCGGCGCCGGCTGGCATTGGCGGCCCTGCGCCTGGCAGACGTGCTGCCGCGAAAATGGTGAAGCGCGGGCGCGCGCCCCCGCCTGACGCCCACTTGCCGACTCTGCCCTAATTTTAGGGTATTCTCAGCCGCAGAGATCGGACCTAGGCTAGGTCGCAACCAGTACCAAGCACATTGCCCCTATGAGAACCTTGCTTAAGCCAAATCTGCTGGTCGGCTTGCTCCTGGCTGTCCTCGCGGCCAACTATGCCTCCGGCGTGGAGACGATTATCTACGATAATTACAATGCAGTTCCGAACACCATCGGCTTTGCGCTCCAGAAAGGTATCAATTCCGGGATCACTAATACCAGCGGCACGCGGTTGACGGGAACCCTCATCACCGTGGATAACCGGAACCTGCGTTATATCAATACAGGTTTGAAACCCGACTCGGTTTACTCGATGAACAGCGGCGGCACCAGGGCACGTGTCGGGACCGACAATCATTTCGGACAGTTCACTCTCTCTACAGGAGGGTCGTCGCCTACTGCGTTCGACTTTGCTTCGGCCATTGGCAGCGGCGGCGCGACCCCCGGCAACCCGCTCGTTTACGACGTTGCGATCGGCATGGAGAACAATGATGGTGCAATGGCGAGAATGTCGTTCGGCATCTCAACTACCGCACCCGCCCCTGATCCCAATACTATTGGGAATGATACTTTCGATTTTGGCGTTCAGATTTATAGAGCCGCCACTGGTGATGCCAACAACACGGTTGGAAAACTGATTGATTTCGGCTCATCAGGCGTGACTGACATAAAAGCACCCATCGAGACCACCACTGTGGCCATGGGGAGCCTGATTTCTTTCTTGATCCGCGTGACCGATGCGGGGTCGGAAAGTGGCGCCAATTATCACTCGCGGGTGCAGGTTTCACGGAACGCGGGCAGCACTTGGATTTACGACACTGACACAGATGAAAACCTTCCCAACGGCTGGCGGTTCGATGGCGCAACCCGTTATCTTGTTTGGGATGTTGCCCAAGATGTCAATTCGGCAACTTTCGAAAACTTCTCGGTCAAGGTCTATACCTCAACCTGGAACGGAGGCGGAGGCGGCAATGACTGGTCCACCGCCGCCAATTGGTCGAGCGACTTGGTTCCCAGTACGACTGTCGGCGAGCAGTTGACCTTCGCCGGTTCGACGCGACTGACTCCCAACATGGAGGGCGACTACAGCATCCAGGGGCTGAAGTTCGCCAGCGGCGCCGGCTCGTTTACCATCGGCGCGACGGCAGGGAAGACGCTCACGTTACACGGGGATATCCTCCAGAACTCGGCCAACGCGCAGACGCTCAACACGCCCATGGCCATCGCTGCCACGCGCACTGTCAACACGGCGAGCGGCGACCTGACGATCGGCGGCGCGATCAGCGGCGCGGGCGGGATCACCAAGACCGGCAGTTCCACGCTCACTTTGGGCGGCGCCAACACCTACTCCGGCAGCACTACCGTCAGCGCCGGCACGGTGCGGGTGAACAACACGAGCGGCAGCGGGACCGGCAGCGGGGCCGTAGCAGTTCAGACCGGGGCCACCTTGGGCGGCAGCGGCGCCATCAGTGGTGCCGTTACGGTAAATTCCGGCGGCACGCTCGATCCCGGCGCGGCCGCCAATTCCATCGGCACGCTGACGCTGAATGCCGCGCCGAGCTTGAGTGGCACCGTCGTCATGCAGATCCACAAGTCTGATTCGGTCTGCACCGCCGACAAGGTCAGCCTGACATCGGGAGGGTTCAACTACGGCGGCACGTTGACGGTAACGGAGCTTGCCGGGAGCGATGCACTCAGTGGCGGGGAAGTGTTCGACCTGTTCGATGCCGCGGAATTCACCGGCAGCTTCGGCACCATCAACCTGCCGACGCTCCCGACTCAAACGCCTGCGCTGAACTGGTACACGGGCAACCTGGCCGTGAACGGCACCATCGCGGTCAATCGCGCGCCGACGGCGGACGACTACGATCTCACCCGCGCCAAAGGGGTTTCGATGAAGATTAACAAAGCCAGTTTGAGCGCCGATTTGATAGATAAGGCGAGCGACGCGGACGACGGCGACACGCTCAGCTATGATGGGTTGGTGAGCCTGACCAGCAACCAGGGGGTGGCGGTGACGGAGACCACCGCTTACTACCTCTACTACCCAATCAACGACAATGCCGACTGGCTCGATTACAAGGTGAAGGACAACCGCGGGGGCCTGGTCACGAAGAAGCTCAACATCACCGTCGAGCCTTTTTATGGTTCCGTGCACATTCAACATTACGGTGGGGGGCAGGTAACGCTGTCATTCTGGGGCATTCCCGGTTATAGCTATTTCGTCCAACGCTCGTGTGGGGACACCTCTCACTTTGAAGACCTGGCGGTGAACAATCCGGTCATCTGTTCGGAGTCTGGCCTGGTCACCTACACCGACACGCCGGGATCGGAGTGCAACCCGGCCTTCTATCGGCTGCGAACCCCTTGACCGACACCTTGACGGAGACATGCGGATCCCAGTCTGTTGCGACGGTGCCAATGGAGCGCGGACATTCTTGTCCGCTCCGGGGTCAACCGGCGGCCAGGCGGACAGGAATGTCCGCGCTCCTGCCAGAAACTGAGATGCATCGCCGTGAGCAGGCCGGGGTCATGCAGCCGCGAATGAAATCCATTGGCGCGGTCTTGCTGGCAGCGCTCCTGGCGGGCTCCGCCTTCGCCGGTCAGCGGCCCAACATTGTCTTCTTCATCGCCGACGATCTCGGCTACGGCGACTTGAGCTGCTACGGCCAGCAGCGGTTCCAGACGCCCAACATTGACCGCCTCGCCCGCGAGGGCATGAAGTTCACCGCGCATTACTCCGGCCACAACGTCTGCGCGCCCTCCCGCTGCGTGCTCATGACCGGCAAACACCCGGGCCACGCTTACATCCGCGACAACCGCGGCGGCCTCGGCCCGGAAGGCGAAGGCCAGGAGCCCGTCCCGGCGGGCGAGCTCAAGCTCCCGCTCACGCTCAAGAGCCTGGGCTATACCCTGGGCGGCTTCGGCAAGTGGGGCCTGGGAGCGGTCGGCACCACCGGCGAGCCGGCCCGGCAGGGCTTCGACGTGTTCTTCGGCTACAACTGCCAGGCCGTCGCCCACAACTACTACCCGACGCACCTTTGGTCCAACGACACGCGGGTCGCCCTGGGCAATCCCGCCTTCAGCGCCCGCCAGAAGCTGCCCGCGGGGGCGGACCCCAACGCGCCCGAGAGCTACGCGAAGTTCTCCGGCACCCAGTACGCGCCCGACCTCATCGGCGCCCAGGCCCTCAAGTTTGTTCGTGACAACCGAGACCGCCCGTTCTTCCTCTACTTCCCCACGACCGTCCCCCATCTCGCCTTGCAGGTGCCCGAGGACTCGCTCCGCCCATTCGCGGGCAAGTTCCCCGAGACCCCTTACCCCGGGGACCGCGGCTACCTGCCGCACCGCGCGCCGCGGGCGGCCTACGCGGCCATGATTGCGCGCATGGACCGGGAGGTCGGCCGCATCCTCGACCTCGTCAAGGACCTTGGCCTGGAGGAGAACACCATCTGTGTCTTCACCAGCGACAACGGCCCGCTCTACGACCAACTGGGAGGCACCGACGCCGAGTTCTTCAACAGCCACGCGGGCTTGCGGGGCCGCAAAGGTTCTTACTACGAAGGCGGCTTTCGCGTGCCGTGCCTGGTGCGCTGGAAAGGGAGAATCACGCCCGGCTCTGTGAGCGCCCGCGTGACCGGCTTCGAGGACTGGCTGCCAACGCTGCTCGAACTGATCGGCGAAAAGTCCAGCACGCCCGGCGGCATTGACGGCATCAGCTTCGCGCCGACCTTGCTGGGAAAGAGGCAGGAGGCGCGTCCGTTCCTGTATCGCGAAGCCCCCGGCTACGGCGGCCAGCAATGCGCGCGCATTGGTGACTGGAAAGCCATCCGCACCAACCTGAACCCCCGGCCCCGCGCGCGCGACACGCAGCCCGCCCCGCTGGAACTCTACGACCTTGCCCGGGACCCCGGCGAAACCAACAACGTGGCGCGGCAACACCCGGAAGTCGTTAAACGGCTCAGCGCCCTCATGCGACAGCAGCACGTCAAGTCCGCCCTGTTCCCCATCCGGGCGCTGGACGGCGTCGCCGAGTGATTACGCCCGCGGGTCGCCCCCGTGATACCCTAATTTGAGGGTATTCCCAAGCAGCGGGCTTTGTGGCTAAACTTCGCAAGATAATGTGACAGGGCGACCGAATGCGCCCATAATACAACGCGTAGTACAACTATGAAGAACCTGATACAAGCTATTGCCGTCCTCCTCCTGGCCTGCGCGACCGCCCAGGCCGAGGACATCCTCCTCATCTCCGATAATTACGACGTGACGGATTCCGCCACCGGTTTTGGAGCGAACAGCGGTGTCAACAAGCAGATCGCGACTCGGATGACAGGCAGCGCGGCAACCGGCCTCAGCTACATCCAGACCGCGACCGACAAAAGTGCCGCGGCCTTCAGCATCACAGGGGGCAAGATTGCGGTTAAGCGGAGCCCCAACTCGGGCCGGTTCACTCTTTCCGCGGATGGAACAACGGCTTTCAACCTGGCTTCGGTGCTCGGGACGGCATCGGCCACGCCAGCCGCTCCAGTGATCTATGAAATCACCATGAGCATGGCCAACACCTACCAGAATACCACGCGCTTCTCCTTCGCGCTCGCCACGGTGGAAAGCAACGCCAACGTCTGGGATTTCGGCATTCAGCTCTATCGCGCTGACGGCGCGGATGATTTTTACCAAATCGGGAAGCGTATTGACTCGGGATCACGTGTGGGTGCCCAAACTCCTGATGCTGCGGGTGACATTAATGAGTCCATCATCGCGACTGAGGCCGGAACTTACGGCAGCGAACTGAACTTCCTCATGCGAGTTACAGACGCAGGTGCCGAAAGTGGAGCCAACTATCACTCACAACTCCAACTTTCGCTTGATGGGGGCAACAGTTGGTTTTATGACACCGCCAAGGATGAGGATTTGCCCAACGGCTGGCGATTGGATGGCGCGGGCAGGTATTTGAGTTGGGATCAGGCTGGCGCCGGAAGCGGTATCACCGCTCCAACGGTCACCTACGACAACTTCTCGGTGACGATTGTTCCGGAACCTTCTTCACTGGCGCTGGGGCTTCTGGCGGGTGCCGTCGGTCTGATCTGGCGTCGCCGGTAACGACTGGGATAGCAGCCGTTCTCTTTCACGCACCGTCTTCGGGCGGTGCTTTTTTTTTGGTTCTTCACGGAATTCCAGGAAGTGCCAACGGTGGTCTTCTCCCGCATAACCCGGATCGTCG
The DNA window shown above is from Candidatus Paceibacterota bacterium and carries:
- a CDS encoding autotransporter-associated beta strand repeat-containing protein gives rise to the protein MRTLLKPNLLVGLLLAVLAANYASGVETIIYDNYNAVPNTIGFALQKGINSGITNTSGTRLTGTLITVDNRNLRYINTGLKPDSVYSMNSGGTRARVGTDNHFGQFTLSTGGSSPTAFDFASAIGSGGATPGNPLVYDVAIGMENNDGAMARMSFGISTTAPAPDPNTIGNDTFDFGVQIYRAATGDANNTVGKLIDFGSSGVTDIKAPIETTTVAMGSLISFLIRVTDAGSESGANYHSRVQVSRNAGSTWIYDTDTDENLPNGWRFDGATRYLVWDVAQDVNSATFENFSVKVYTSTWNGGGGGNDWSTAANWSSDLVPSTTVGEQLTFAGSTRLTPNMEGDYSIQGLKFASGAGSFTIGATAGKTLTLHGDILQNSANAQTLNTPMAIAATRTVNTASGDLTIGGAISGAGGITKTGSSTLTLGGANTYSGSTTVSAGTVRVNNTSGSGTGSGAVAVQTGATLGGSGAISGAVTVNSGGTLDPGAAANSIGTLTLNAAPSLSGTVVMQIHKSDSVCTADKVSLTSGGFNYGGTLTVTELAGSDALSGGEVFDLFDAAEFTGSFGTINLPTLPTQTPALNWYTGNLAVNGTIAVNRAPTADDYDLTRAKGVSMKINKASLSADLIDKASDADDGDTLSYDGLVSLTSNQGVAVTETTAYYLYYPINDNADWLDYKVKDNRGGLVTKKLNITVEPFYGSVHIQHYGGGQVTLSFWGIPGYSYFVQRSCGDTSHFEDLAVNNPVICSESGLVTYTDTPGSECNPAFYRLRTP
- a CDS encoding two-component regulator propeller domain-containing protein, encoding MNLTRPALTWIVVIGAVSLPLLSAAAAPARREEPPPPPVRAPADAGAEFVISFWRTGEGLPVNDVRDLAETPDGYLWLGTHHGLVRFDGARFETFLRTPTGQRYGTRVGPLEIDGQGRLWLAPDEVGLIRLDSSGFSELLTNGAFLRNRAESLCSDGTNTILWVDDEGGLGQVSTEPPNKASHLAGPASGASRWVRDYAGQLWLASPLSLQLYQAGQWRDAAVPGSASMVVAPRRAGGLWVAREAKLRFVRADGSRGEVTDFPWRGQSRVTCMREDRRGRLWIGTVSQGLYCYAASEFSHVMPTASSIACLLEDRQDNIWVGTRGGGLARVRQRQFFVCDLRSGMRNEFVRSLAQDRAGRMWIVTTEGALGWWHEGAWHELERAGRPRLDALAVCPGRDGGVWISTARRGLWRWSEGRAPERALDAGALQEPAVDLLEDRRGRLWMVTDSSGIYCLNGANLTGYRAEQGLPGRFVRCVIEDEAGQIWAADWRGGIARFQGPDWELVRQPSGHRDMVRSLVALDGALWIGTDAGGLLRFKEGHTARISVDQGLPDNCIQQLLPDGQGFLWGCTPYRLFRIPLDQLNTVMDGRQEAVLAMTYGRGDGLPETSFGDWHDPRCWRTAEGELWFATANGAIHFNPNDLGEGKSPQVLLEQVLLGGKPVRGEALQRLRPGRGRLEFQFTAPCLTAPERIRFRYQLTGVDADWVEAGTARSATYGSLPAGDHVFRVQASTPEGGWNSRPATVALSVHPYFWQSHWFFAAVVAALAGGGVWLWRRATVRRLAHRLERLRQQHAVDQERARIAQDLHDELGANLTSIGLLADMGARHKADPAVLTRDLDHISQTARESVSAMDAIVWALNPRNDSLDNFANYVAQFTRDFFRPTQVRTRLDLPANLPEQPMATETRHQLFLLVKESFNNIVRHAAATEVRLELACANGQLRLTIADNGKGLPEQAAGAGQNGLVNLRERIGRLGGALRVESQPGRGTQLDFTLPLATFRAS
- a CDS encoding response regulator transcription factor, with translation MALRIAIVEDDPRWRSNLEALLRETEGLECVGSYPSGEAAIADLPQRRPQVVLMDINLPKMSGVECTRQLRALLPEVQIVMLTVYDDSDRIFQALQMGANGYLLKRASADEILQAIQDVHRGGAPMSAYIARKVVQSFQQQGTTTRPDEVLSKREAEVLGYVSRGYSDKEVAEALGLTPATVRSYLKTIYGKLHVHSRTQAIAKAAK
- a CDS encoding Ig-like domain-containing protein, with product MRTCFTPALLASSLLTLFALGSASGATTIISDNYTVTTTTTGWALDTGVNFGINPPTTRLTGTAAANLRYIDTITDGRGPDKYGISNNRLLVKPGGGVGRFALAADDTTPFDFATALGTVDATPANPVVYDIKIAMRNDADGIERLSFGLATEEGDVNKLDFGVQLVHADAADSFYTIYKRIDRGSFNGTATADGTGDVNAIMATTANNTTGQLNNIMIRVTDAGSESGMNYNSRVQVSLNNGSTWVYDTDTDSALPNGWRLDGPGRVFVWDQAPNDGNVFYDNFSVVRQGTATTALVSPPDNALGLGPVVTLTAAASNSVPGDLTVTFYAREAPKPYPGSDFCIAVLPDTQNYAREAAGNGDAKKEMWFAQTDWIVSHRVSHNIVYVAGLGDIVQNGDRKDGNPNTTEWRNATNAMYRLENPTTTGLADGIPYGMAVGNHDQEPMGDEDGTTTHFNQYFGVSHFAGRSYYGGHYGDNNDSHYGVFSASGLDFIVLFFEYGRYGSGVLDWANGVLASHPNHRAIVVTHHAGSDRTPSSFSAQGSALYNGLKAKTNFFMMLGGHVAANGGEGSRSDTYLGRTVRTLISDYQGWMNGGNGYMRLMYFSPSNSTVTIKTYSPWLNQYKTDANSQMSFAYQMPLPSGPGSAGTPYIAVGTNTGVAPNTLSSFPWTGVQAKKSYDWYVKVADATGNTVTSAEWQFTTLAKFAPNAPPVAGNPFLMIPGDAPAVLTLPATDPNGDPLTFQITSEPLNGSIMDFNPGTGTLTYLPVRGYRGPDRISFVASDGMDDSPIASVNLSLSAPPDANANGLPDAWETLYGVADPDADEDGDGSSNLAEYRANTNPTNAASALRILSVENIYTGDIDLVWTSVGGTRYRVQYSDGDAGGGLTGPFIDILRFLYDEMDPAPYGEASLQSFSDVAPASKARFYRIRTVP
- a CDS encoding arylsulfatase, whose product is MHRREQAGVMQPRMKSIGAVLLAALLAGSAFAGQRPNIVFFIADDLGYGDLSCYGQQRFQTPNIDRLAREGMKFTAHYSGHNVCAPSRCVLMTGKHPGHAYIRDNRGGLGPEGEGQEPVPAGELKLPLTLKSLGYTLGGFGKWGLGAVGTTGEPARQGFDVFFGYNCQAVAHNYYPTHLWSNDTRVALGNPAFSARQKLPAGADPNAPESYAKFSGTQYAPDLIGAQALKFVRDNRDRPFFLYFPTTVPHLALQVPEDSLRPFAGKFPETPYPGDRGYLPHRAPRAAYAAMIARMDREVGRILDLVKDLGLEENTICVFTSDNGPLYDQLGGTDAEFFNSHAGLRGRKGSYYEGGFRVPCLVRWKGRITPGSVSARVTGFEDWLPTLLELIGEKSSTPGGIDGISFAPTLLGKRQEARPFLYREAPGYGGQQCARIGDWKAIRTNLNPRPRARDTQPAPLELYDLARDPGETNNVARQHPEVVKRLSALMRQQHVKSALFPIRALDGVAE
- a CDS encoding S1/P1 nuclease; amino-acid sequence: MFLRRSMLMLLLAAGGALALIHSTANAWNGLGHRAVAELVWRQMDEAERRAASDLLRQHPHYARILTADVPAGADTNKWAFLTAAVWPDRVRPAGPGHPPKPESVTKYNVYPHGVEMPFARRADSTRALLKQYPAVEPTARIALADCIATLKNRKASPHDRAVSLAWTLHLLADLHQPLHCANLVTKERIRDLSAGGGFLVRNGAGNVVSLHAFWDQLPGVDQSYGRVIALADELARDPDLQPAALPERRRHRTLASWVRESHRIAVDFAYAANRVQFAHADAVESGKTPAAAIPAIAPDYLEAAQGIARRRLALAALRLADVLPRKW